The bacterium genome includes the window CCGGGCCAAACAGCGGCATCCGCAGCTTGAATTTGTCGAACCAGCGGCGGCCGTTCGGCGTCCCGATGTAGTAGCGGAAGCCGTACACGGCGACGACGAAGACGATCAGGAACACGTACCAGTACTGCCGGCTGGTCACGGTGAACCAGATCAGGAAGCGGGTCGGCAGCGGCAGGGGAACGCCGAGGTCCTTGAACACGTCCACGAACTTCGGCAGGATGAAGAACACGATGAACCCGACGATGCCGCCGGCCGCCGACGCGACCAGGATCGGATAGACCATCGCCGACTTGACCCGCTGGCGCAGCGCGAGCTCCTTCTCGAGGAAGCCCGACAGGCGGCCCAGCACGTCGTCCAGGGCCCCGCCGGTCTCGCCGGCCCGCACCATGTTGACGTAGAGCTGGTTGAACGCCTCCGGGTGCGCCGCAAGCGCGTCCGACAGCGGCACGCCGCCCTCCACTTCCGTCTTGACCTTGGCGAGGACCTCGCGCAGACGCTGGTTCGTCGTCTGCGCCTGCAGGATCGCCAGACTCGCGATGATCGTCAGGCCGGCGTTGATCATCGTCGCCAGCTGGCGGGTGAACACGGTCAGATCCTTCAGCTTGACGCCCTGGAGGCGCGCCAGCAGGTCTTCGACCTTGGGCTGCGTCGCCCGCCGTTTGAGCGACGTGATGAGGTAGCCCATCTCCTGCAGGCGTGAGATCGCCGCGACCTCCGTGTCGCCGTCGATCGCGCCGGAGATCATCTTCCCCGCCCCGTCCCGTCCTACGTATGCGTACGTTGCCACAGCCACTCCCCCCGAACGCCGTTACTGGTCCCCGGTGACGAAGACCACGCGCAGCAGTTCCTCAACCGTCGTGACGCCCTCCAGTACCTTCTGCACACCGTCCTCGCGCAGCAGACGCATCCCGCCTTCGTGCGCCGCCGCGCGCAGCTGATCCGACGAGGCGCCGTCGAGGATCAGCGAGCGCAGCCGGTCGTTCATCATCATGAGCTCGAAGACGCCCAGCCGTCCCCGGTACCCCGTCATGCGGCAGGAGTCGCATCCGCGGCCGCGGTACAGCTTCAGGCCGCTGTGCTCCGCCGGGTCGAGCCCGAGCCGCCGCAGCGCGTCCGCCGGCGGCGTGTACGCCTCCTTGCAGTGGGCGCAGATCACGCGGATCAGCCGCTGCGCCAGGACGCCGATCAGCGAGCCCGTCACGAGGAACGGCTCGACGCCCATGTCCGCGAGGCGCGTCGCCGCCCCCGGCGCGTCGTTGGTATGCAGCGTCGTCAGGACGAGGTGTCCGGTCATCGCCGCCTGCACCGCGATCTGGGCCGTCTCGCGGTCGCGGATCTCGCCGATCAGCACGATGTCGGGATCCTGACGCAGAATGCTGCGGAGACCGCCCGCGAACGTGAGCCCGGCCTTGACGTTCACCTGAACCTGGTTGACCCGGGGAATCTGGTACTCCACGGGATCCTCGACGCTCACGATGTTGCATTCCGGCGTGTTGATGCGCTCGAGCGACGTGTACAGGGTCGTCGTCTTGCCGCTGCCGGTCGGTCCGGTGACGATGATCATCCCGTAGGGCTTGGTGATCAGGCCTTCCCACGCCCCCAGCAGGTCGCTCGGCATCCCGATCCGGCTGAGGGAGACCTTGGTGCTGGACTGGTCGAGGAGCCGGATGACGATCTTCTCGCCGAGCACCGTCGGAAGCGTGCTCACGCGCAGGTCGTACTCCTTGCCTTCCAGGCGCAGGTGGATGTGGCCGTCCTGCGGCACCCGGCGTTCCGCGATGTCGAGGTTCGCCAGGATCTTCACGCGGGAAATCAGCGCGGCCTGGATCTGCTTCGGCGGTGACATGATATCTTGCAAGAGGCCGTCGACGCGGAACCGCACCTTCACCTCGCGCCGGTGCGGCTCGAGGTGGATGTCGCTCGCCCCCGCGCGGACGGCCTGATGAATGATCTGGTTGACGACGCGAACGATCGGCGCCTCCTCGACCATCGACCGGAGACGCTCGACCGTGACCTCTTCGGTGCGGGTCGGATCGTCGAGAATCTCGGATTCGATCGCCGGCCCCTGGGCCTTGAGCAGCTCTTCGACGTCGTGGACGAGCCCCTGGAACTTGCCCTGCAGCCTGCCCACGTCGTCGGGGCTGGCGATGATGATCTCGACGTCGAGCCCGGTCAACAGTCGAATGTCGTCGATCGCGACGACGTTGGAGGGATCCGGCATCGCGACGACGAGCCGATCCTGCTTGCGGTCGACCGCGATCACGCCGTGCCGCTGCGACAAATACGCCGGAATGAGACGCGCGACCTCGGGGTTGATGCTGTCCTCGGCCAGCTCGGTGTAGGGCAGCCCCCACTGCTGCGCGACCGCCCGCGCGAGGTGGCGCTCCGTGACGACGCCCATCTCCACGAGCACGCGGCCGAGGCGGCCTTTGCTCTGGCGCTGCACCTCAAGCGCCTGCCGCAGCTGATCGTGCGTGATGACGTTGTGCGACAAAAGGATTTCGCCGATCGGTTCAATGCGCGGCAGGGCGGGCTTGCCTTCGCCGGCCGCGCCCGGCGGCACGCCGGGGCCGTCGATCGAGCCCGGCGGCATCGCCCCCGGACGGCCGGGCTGGCCGTTCGAAGGACCGACGGAACCGGAGCCGCGCGGCGGCGCCGCGGGCGGGGCGGCGGGACGTCCGGGACGCATGGACACATTCGCCGGATGCTCGAGGCTGTCTCCGCGGGCCGCGCCGTTGCCGTTCCCGTTCCCGTTGCCGTTCGCGGGATGCCCGGCACCGTCGGGTGAGACCGGCGCCGGCACGGCCGCGGGATCGACCGCGTGGCCGTCGGACGGCGGCGCGGACGTGCCGCCGCCGAGCCATCTCGGCCAAATCACATTGCGGGTAGGACGTTCCACGCCGAAGCCGGGTCCCTAGGCTCGCTCTGTGCGGCCGTGCCCGTTGTGCGACCGCGCGGCGAGCGGTACGGTGCCGGCCGTCGAGCCCGCAACGTGGGCGCCGCTCCCCGCCTTGGCGGTGGCGCGGGCGCCCTCGAGGACGTCGCGTCTCGGCTGGGGCGCGTGCCCGGAGGCCGCCTCGACGGCATCGGCGGCCCCCTGCAGCGAGGCGCCGGAGGCCGGAGACGGGCTCACGGCGAGACTGGGCTGCGCCGCGAGGAACGCCTTGATGCCCTGCAGGCTCATCCCTTCCTGGTCGACCAGCCGGCGGATCAGATGCACCAGCCGGAGATCGCGCGGCGAATACAGCCGGTGGCCGCCCTTGCTGCGCGCGGGCTCGAGCAGATGGTATTCCGACTCCCAGCTGCGAAGCCGGCGCGCGTCCACCCCGGTCAACGAGGCCACCGTGCGGATCGGATAGATCGGTAGATCGTCCTGTGTTACCACCGCCCCCACCTCCTGGATGGTCACGACGCGGCGGCGGAGGAGCCCAGGCCGGCCGCGCGAAGCGGTTCGGCCAGATGCCGCAGCGCCGCGGCGAGCAGCCGCGATACGTGCCGCTGTGAAACGCCCAAACGCTGGGCGACTTCGCTCTGGGTCAGGTCCTGATAGTAGAGGTAGTACACGACCTGGCGCTGGAGGTCGGCGAGGCGCTCCATCGCGTGCATGAGTACGATCCGGTCCTCGACGGGGAGCTGCAGCGAGACGTAGCGCTGATGGGCGATCATGTCCGGCCGGACGTCGTGCTCTTCCGTCATGTCGGTCATCGACCGGACCCGGATCTGGCTGTGCGCGTCGAGCACCTCGCGAACGCCCGCCTCGGTCATGTTCATCGCCCCCGCGATCTCGGCGACCGTCGGCGTGCGGCCGAGCTCCTGCTGGAGCCGGCCGACCGCCGCCGTGAGGTCGGCGTAGATCTTGCGCACCCACCGCGGCGCGCGCACCGCCTCGAGCCCGTCACGGAGGAAGTGCCGGATCTCCCCCGCGACGTGGTGGAACGCGTAGGTCTCGAACTTGACGCCCCGCGTCGGGTCGAACGTCGTCACCGCGTGGATCAGGCCGATCGAGCCGATCTGCACGAGGTCCTCGAGCGGCGCGCCGGGACGCACGTAGCGCCGGGCGATCCGGTGGACGAGCGGCAGATATCGAAGAACCAGTTTCTGGTGCAGCGCGCGATCCTGCGTGCGCCGGTAGGTCTGAAACTGCTCGAGAATCTCCGCGGCGTCGCCTCCGTCGACCTCGGCTGTGCCGCCTCGCGGATGCCCCTCTCCGTTGCCCGCATGGCGGCTGTGGTCGCGAACGGCCTCCGGCGCGGCCCCTGCCCCCGGCGCCTGCGCGGCGGCCTGCCGCTGGACCCGGCTCCCCCGTCCCGAACCGCTCGCCGTCTCCACGATTCCTTGCTGCCCGGTCGCGTCGCGTCCCATGATCGTCCCCCCCCGTGGGTGGTGCTCAGCTTATCCGGCGCCCGGCCGGGGCGAACCCCCGCAACCGGAGCCGTAGATCGTTGGGACTCTCCGCGGACTCGAGCGCCGTCTCGACGCTGATGAGCCCGCGCTGGTAAAGATCGAAGAACGAGTCGTCGAACGTCTGCATGCCGCCGTCGTGGCCCTCCGACATGGCCTGGCGGAGCGCCCCGATGTCTCCCCGCCGGATGAGATCGCGGACCCGCGGCGTCGCGCGCAAGATTTCCACGCCCGGGACCATCCCGCTGCCGTCCGCGCGCGGCACGAGCCGCTGCGCAACGATGCCCACCAGGGTGGAGGCGAGGCGCAGAAACATCTCACCGTGGATCTCCGGCGGGAAGAAATGGAGCACGCGATCGAGCGCCTGGTTGGCGTTTATGGTGTGCAGCGTGCTGAGGACCAGGTGACCGGTCTCCGCAAAGTACACGGCGGCCTGGGCGCTCTCGGCGTCGCGCATCTCGCCGATCAGGATGACGTCCGGCGTCTGACGCAGCGCCCCGCGCAGCGCCGAGACGAACGAGTCCGCGTCCGCACCGACTTCGCGCTGGCTCACGATGCTCTGCCGGTCGGCGTGCAGGTACTCGATCGGGTCCTCGATCGTGATGATATGGCCCGACACGGAGCGGTTGCGGTGGTCGATCATCGCGGCGAGCGTCGTCGACTTGCCGGACCCGGCCGGACCGGTGACCAGGACGAGCCCGCGCGGCGTGAGCGCGAGCTCCGCGACCACCGCGGGCAGCGCCAGTTCCTCGAACGACGGAATGTCCTGGCGGACGCGGCGCGCGACGAGGGCCGTGGTCCCGCGCTGCAGGTAGACGTTGATGCGAAACCGGCCGAGCGACGGCTCCCAGTATGCGAAATCTGCGTGCCCGGCGCGCCGGAGCGCCTCGCGCTGCGCGTCGTTCATGATTCCCGTCAACAGGTCATCGAGCGCCGAGGACGACGGCGCGGGCAGCCCCGACGATTCGACGGCGCCGGAGATCCGGAACATCGGGGGGGTGTCCGCTTTGACGTACAGGTCCGACGCGCCCCGGTCGGCCGTCGCCCGCAGCAGGTCCTCGACCGTGTACGGCAGGCCGGTCATTGGCCGTCCCGCTCCCCGACCGCCGCGGCCGGCCCGACATGGCGCAGCGCCGCCACCGCGGGCTTGGCCGCCGGAACCGGCGCCGCCGCGGGGCGCGAGGGATTACCGGCGGCGAACGCGTCGCGGTCCACGGCCCGGATAAAGGCGTCCTCCGGTGAGATGAGCCCGCGCCGCAAGAGGTCCCGCAGGCACTGGTCGAGGCTGATCATGCCCTCCTTCGCGCCGGTCTCGATCATCGACGGAATCTGGAACGTCTTGCCTTCCCGGATCAGATTTCGGATCGCGGACGTGGCGATCATCAGCTCGATCGCGGCCACGCGGCCCCGCCCGTCCACCCGGGGAATCAGGGTCTGTGCCAGGACCCCGAGCATCGCCTCGGACAGCTGGACCCGGATTTGCTCCTGCTGGTGCGGCGGGAACACGTCGATCACGCGGTTGATCGTCTGCGCGGCGCTGTTGGTGTGCAGCGTCGCCAGCACGAGGTGCCCGGTCTCGGCGGCGGTCAAGGCCATGGCGATCGTTTCCAAATCCCGCATCTCGCCGACGAGGATGATGTCGGGGTCTTCGCGCAGCGCGCTGCGCAGCGCCGCGGAGAAGGAGTTGGTGTGGGGTCCGACCTCGCGCTGGTTGACGATGCAGCTCTTGTGCTGGTGCACGAACTCGATCGGATCCTCGATCGTGATGATGTGGTCGGGCCGTTCGGTGTTCATCAGATCGATCATCGCGGCGAGCGTGGTCGACTTGCCCGAGCCGGTCGGTCCGGTGACCAGAACGAGGCCCCGGTCCTTCATGGCGAGCGTCCGCAGCACGGACGGCATGCCGAGCTGGTCGAGGCTCTTGATGGCGGTCGGGATCAGCCGAAACACCGCCGCCTCGCCGAGGCGCTGCATGAACACGTTCACGCGGAAGCGGCCGACGTTCTGGAGCTCGAGGGATAGGTCCAGGTCATGGGTATCTTCGAACCGGGCCTTATGGTCGTCGGTGAGCACGTCGTAGAGCATTTCGTGGAGCGAGGCCGCGGTCAGCGCGGGGTAGTCCAGACGGACCAGCTTGCCGTGGATTCGAAGCGACGGCGGCGTGCCGACGGTCAAATGAAGGTCGGACGCATCTCGGTCGCGGGTCAGGATCAGCAGTTCCGTGATATCCATCGGGCCCCCCGGCCGCAAGTCCTGAACGCTCAACCGCCGGGAAGCTGTTGCCCGCGCGAACGTGCCGCGCAGTGATGGAGTGGAGGGTGCGAGTGCGGCCGTGGGGGGGGTAAACGAAAAGCTCCCCGCGGCCACGGGGAGCGTCGAGGTGCCAGCTTTGGCAACCCGGCCGACTTGCCAGGTAAAACGCTACCTGGCCAGTCCCGTGGCTTTGCGTCCCCAGATCTCTCTGGGTTTGCCCCTACAAAGCGATACTGCTATTAAATTGTCCCCACAAGTTAATCACAATCGGAGAAAAAAGTCAATGGGCCTCCCCAAGACCTACGCGAAATCGTACCTGGGCCGGCGGGCCAGGCACGTCGACCCGCCGCCGGCCCGGAACATCCGTTACTGCAGCCGCCAGATCGCCCGGGCCTGCCCCGGCCGGAACACGAAAACCCGCCCGATCTTTGCACTAAACTGCCCGGCGGCCGGCAGGTATTCGGACTCGAACGCGATGCCGCGGCTGTCGTAGATCATCGTCCGGCTGCGAAGCGGCAGCTCGAGGACGGCCTGGGGATCCTGGTACGCGGCGGTCACTTGGTCTTGCGTCGAGCCGACGCCGACCCGATCGATCGTCCGTGTATGAGGATCGTCGGTCCCTACCGCCCACACGATGCTGGACGTGGGGAGATAGACGATGAATATCCGCGGAGTCGATGACCATGATCTCTCTTCCAGCTGCGGGCGAAACACGAGATCCGTGCCGCTCGGCCTCGTCTCGGTGATCTGGGAGTCGCCCATGACCCACACATAGTCCGCGACTTTCCCATCGACCGTCCATTGACCGACGCCGAGGCCGGGCACGACGAGAAAAATCGACGGCGTGGCCTGCGGCGCGGCCGGCTGCGCAAGCGCGCCGGCCGGCAGCGCCAGCATCAGAATCATCATCACCCGACCGGCGTTCAGAATGCCCCGCATTGCTCCCCTCCCATCCCCAACTCGGTGACTAATGCAGCAGCGCCTCGATCTGTTTGGTGAGCTCCTCGGCTCCGTCCTTGCCGGTGAACCCGCCCGTCAGGGCGACCCCGCCGATGCGGCCGTCCGCGCGAATGAAGAACGTCGTCGGCAGCCCGGCGACGTGGTACATCTGTGCGACCTGCCCGCGCTCGTCGCGGGCGGCAGGATAGCTCACGCCGCGCGCGGCCAGGAAGGTCCGGCTGGCCGCCCAGGTGTCGGTCGCCCCATCGATGCCGATCACGACGACGCCGCGGGCCTGATACGTCCGGTAGGCGGCCTCCAGCGCGGGCATCTCCGCCCGGCACGGCGGGCACCACGAAGCCCAGAAATTGAGAATGATCGGATGTCCGCGGAACCGGTCGAGCGAGATCGGCGCGCCGGCGTATGCGGGCGCGGTGAACGCGGGCGCGATGGCGCCGGGGTCGGTCCCGACACGCGCGCGCGGCGCCACGGTCTCGTCGGCCACCTCGCCCGCGGCGGTGTGCGTCACCGCGCGGAACGCCACGACACCGAGCCCGCACGCGAGCAGGACGAGGACCCCGACCAACGCCGGCGCGGCGGCCCGCGGGAATTTCATGGTTCTACTATCCACCGAGCACCACGGCCGTCACCTGCGGAGCACCGAGGGTCGCGCCCGTTGGAACGAGCACGGTCTGCGTCTGCCCGGGGCGCAACTGCACGGTCACGGACCCCGCCGTCCCGCTGTTCGTATACGGCAGCACCACCGTGATCTGCTGCACCCACTGCGCGGGGATCGCGCCGGTATCGGCCACCGATACCAGCGCCTGCACTTTCGGCGGCCCGGTCATCTGAGAGGGGGCACCGAGATCGACCTTGATGTGAATCTGCCGCTGCGCGAAGTCGGTGTAGGACGACGCGGGGACTGTCTGCGCCGGCGTCGCGGCGAGGAGCGCGCCCGCGGCGCTGGTCACGGACACCTGATAGCGAATGATGATGTCGGCGACCATCGCGGCCTGAATGGTAAACGGCGCGCTGCCGCCCGGAGCCAGCGGCCCCTGGACCGTCGCCCTGCCCTCAACCTGATCGCCCGACGCGCGCGTGAACGTGGCCGCCACGACGAGGGGACCAATCGGCACGGCGCCGGTGTTCGCGACAGAGCCCGTCACGGTCAGACCGCCGACGGACAGCACCGCGGCCGTCACATCGCGCAGCGCCGCGGACGGGGAGCCGGCCGGCGATGTGGCGCGGGAAGGCGCCGAACCCGTGGTCGACGGCGCCGGGCCCGCGGGCGGCGCGGGGGGCCCGCCCGGCACGAGAATGGGCGGGCCGGGCGGTGAGACGGGCGCGACGGCCGAGTTCTTCCGCGGACCGAACGGTACCGGCGCCACAACGAAGGTCTGAATGGCACGCCCGGCGCGGAAGACAAAACCGACCCCTTGGAACACGTAGGCGACGGTCGTGTCCAGCCCGGACATGGTCGTCACCGCGTTGACGTCACCGACCAAGCGCGGGGCGTCCGTGACCGGCGTCCCCACCCCCGCCCCGGCGATCGTCCGGTACTTCGGGGAGGCGGTGGAGATCCGGACCACGATGCCCGAATCGAAGTCCAGGACCAATCCGTAGCGCGAGTATAGACGGCGGGTCGGACCCTGCGAGACCGAGGGACCCAGCGCGGACGCGGCGGCGCTCGCCGTCATGCCGAGGCGGGCGGGCCCGATCGACTCGCCCGGTACGACGCCGAGCGAGGCGGCGGCCGACGCGGGCGGAACGGCGGCGTACGGCCCCACAAGCGCCGCGACCGTTGCGATCGCAGCGCCGACAATCCACCTGTGCCGCCACACGCGGCCGGTGCGCATCATGGTCGCTCCTCCTTATGCCCAGACTCGTTTTGGCTCAGACGGACGGCGCCGGCTGCCGTTCTCCGGGCGTCGAGATACCCCTGGAGGATCACGGCCGCGGCGACGCGGTCGCGGGAGCGCCGGCGCTCCTCCCGCCGCACGTCTGCTTCGATCAGCGCGCGCTCGGCCGCGGCGGTGGACAGCCGCTCGTCCCAGAGCTCGACCGGCACGGAGAGAGCGGTCCGCAGCCGCTCGGCAAAGGCCTCCGCCTGCCGCGCCGCCGGACCGCGGGAACCGTCCATGTTGCGGGGCCAGCCCACGACGACGGCGGCGACGTCGTGGCGCCGGCAGAGGTCCGCCACGCGCTCGGCGGCACGGCGCCCGCCGGCACCGGTAACGGTCTCAAGCGGCGTCGCGATCATCGCGGTGGGGTCGCTCAGCGCGATGCCGATCCGTTTGGTCCCAAGGTCGATCGCGAGGACTCGCCCCACCCGTCGCCGCCCGTCAGTCCCGGCCGGCGGCGCGGCCCGCGAGCGCCTCCCGGACGACCGCGCCGAGATCGGCGAGCACGGACGCGAGGAGCGCCGGATCCCCCCCGCCGCCCTGCGCGAGCTCGGGACGCCCGCCGCCCCGCGTGCCGAGCCGGCGGTTCAACACCTGCATCACGCGCCGCGCCTCGGCCCCGCGCGCGACCGCCGCGGGCGTCGCCATTACGATGACCTCCATCCGGCCGTTGCCGGTCGAGGCCGCGACGAGGACGCCGGAGTCCAACCGGCCGCGCACGCGGTCACCAAGCGCGCGCAGCGCCTGCGGGTCCGCGTCGGGGACGGCGATGCCGACGACCGTGATCCCGTCCACCTCGGTTGCGTTCTCGAGAATTGCCTCGAGATCGGGGCCGGCCGCGGTCTTCGGCCCCTGCCGCTCGAGACTCTGCACCCGCTCCGCGAGCGCCCGCACGCGGGCCGGCACCTCGTCCGGCGGCACGCGCATCACCTCCGCCGCCTGCCGGAGCGCGGCATCGGTCGCGCGGGCGCGGGCGACCGCCGCGCGGCCCGTCACCGCCTCGACGCGCCGGATCCCGGCGCCGACCGAGCCTTCCGCGGTGATCAGGAACAACCCGATCTCTCCCGTCGTCCGGACGTGGGTGCCGCCGCACAACTCGCGGCTGTAGCCGTCGACGCTCACGACGCGAACTTCCTCCCCGTACTTCTCGCCGAAGAGCGCCGTGGCGCCCGAGGCGACCGCCTCCCGGTACGGCTTCGTCTCGGTAGTCACCGGCAGCGCGGCGAGAATCTGCTCGTTGACGCGCGCCTCGATCTTCGCGCGCTCGTCGGCCGTGAGCGGCCGCACGTGCGCGAAGTCGAAGCGCAGCCGGTCGGGCGCAACGAGCGATCCGGCCTGCCGCGCGTGCTCGCCGAGCACCTCGCGCAGCGCAGCGTGCAGCAGGTGCGTCGCGGTGTGGTTGCGCGTGATGTCCTGCCGGCGCGGCGCGTCGACCGCCAGGCGGACGCGATCGCCCTCGCGCAGTACGCCGGTCCGGACCCGTCCGCGGTGCACGATCAGATCGACCGCCGGCCGCTGCGTGTCTTCTACCTCGACCACACCCGCCGCGGCCGTGATCGTGCCGGTGTCCCCCACCTGCCCTCCGGACTGCGCGTAGAACGGCGTCCGGTCACAGACGACCTCGACCGCCGCGCCCCGCGGCGCCTCCACGACACGCCGGCCGTCGACGAGCAGCGCCGCCACGCGGCCCTCCGCCTCGAGGGTGTCGTACCCCACGAACACCGTCGCGCCGGCGGCGTCCCGCAGCCCGCTGTACTGCGCGCGGTCCGGCCCGGCCTCGAAGTAGTCGCGTCCGGTGCTGCGCGACCGCTCCTTCTGCCGGGCCATCTCCTCGGCGAATCCCGGCTCGTCGATCTCGAGACCGTGCTCCCGGGCGACGTCGCGGGTCAGATCCGGGGGAAAGCCGTAGGTGTCGTACAGACGGAACACATCGGCGCCCGGAATGACCGGCCGCCCCGACCGTTTGACCTCCGCGATCAGGTCGTCCAGCCGGCCGAGCCCCGCCCCCAGCGTCTGATCGAACCGGCGCTCCTCCGCGCCGAGTACGTTCTGCACGAACGCCCGCTGCGCGACGAGCTCGGGATAGGCCGATCCCATCGCCGCGGTCACGGCATCCGCGAGATCACCCAGCACCGGTTTCGCGGCCCCGGCCTGGCGCGCGAAGCGCACTGCGCGCCGGATGATCATGCGGAGCACGTACGCCCGGCCCTCGTTCCCGGGGACAACCCCGTCCGCGGTGAGGAACGTCATCGCCCGGCCGTGGTCGGCGAGGACCCGGTACGGGACCGTATGCGCGGCGCGCTGTTCCGGACTGTGTCCGAGGATATTCTGAATGCGGTCGAGGATGGGCAGAAAGATGTCCGTATCGTAGTTGGTCGGCGCCCGCTGGATCACCGACGCGATCCGCTCGAGTCCCATTCCGGTGTCGACGCCCGGCCGCGGCAGCGGCGTCCGCGTGCCGTCGGGCGCCTGATTGAACTGCATGAAGACGAGGTTCCAGCTCTCCACCCAGCGGCCGCAGTCGTTGTCGAGACGGACGCTGCAGTCCGGACGGCCGCACGTGCACGCCGCGGGGCCCAGGTCGTAGTGCAGCTCGCTTGTGGGACCGCACGGCCCGACGTCGCCCATCATCCAGAAGTTCGTCTTCTCCCCCATCCGCAGGACGCGCTCGGACGGCACCCCGAGTTCGGCCCACGCCGCCGCCGCGTCGTCGTCGTCCGCCAGCACGGTGAGCACGAACCGCTCGGGCGGCAGCGCCAGCGGGCCGGTCACAAACTCCCAGGCGAACCGGATCGCCTCGCGCTTGAAGTAATCGCCGAAGCTGAAGTTGCCGAGCATCTCGAAAAACGTGTGGTGCCGCGGCGAGGGCCCCACGTTCTCGAGGTCGTTGTGTTTGCCGCTGACGCGCATGCATTTCTGCACGGAGGTGGCGCGGCGGTACGGTCGGGTCTCGAGGCTGAGGAACACGTCCTTGAACGGGACCATGCCGGCGTTGACAAAGAGCAGCGTCGGGTCGCCGGCCGGGACGAGCGAGGCGCTCGGCACCCGCGTGTGGCCGCGCTCCTCGAAGTAGCGGAGAAACGCTTCGCGGATCTCGGCCCCGGTCACAGCGTTCCGTCCGCCGGATCGGCGGTCCCGGCGCCGCCGGCGCCTTCCGCCGGCAAGCCCCCTTGGGGGGCGAGCAGGCGCTCGGCCTCGGCCACCGCCCCCTCGATCCCGTCCACAGCCCGATCGATCAGGTCCGCGGTGATGACGAGCGGCGGTTCGATCCGGATCACCTCGGGTTTGTTGAGCGTGTAGAAGGTGATCACGCCGCGGTGCCCGGCCTCCGCGGAGACCAGCAGCGCGTAGTCGCTGTGCGTGAACTCGACCCCGATCATGAGCCCGCGGCCGCGCACGGCGCGCACGATCGCGG containing:
- a CDS encoding FxLYD domain-containing protein; protein product: MMRTGRVWRHRWIVGAAIATVAALVGPYAAVPPASAAASLGVVPGESIGPARLGMTASAAASALGPSVSQGPTRRLYSRYGLVLDFDSGIVVRISTASPKYRTIAGAGVGTPVTDAPRLVGDVNAVTTMSGLDTTVAYVFQGVGFVFRAGRAIQTFVVAPVPFGPRKNSAVAPVSPPGPPILVPGGPPAPPAGPAPSTTGSAPSRATSPAGSPSAALRDVTAAVLSVGGLTVTGSVANTGAVPIGPLVVAATFTRASGDQVEGRATVQGPLAPGGSAPFTIQAAMVADIIIRYQVSVTSAAGALLAATPAQTVPASSYTDFAQRQIHIKVDLGAPSQMTGPPKVQALVSVADTGAIPAQWVQQITVVLPYTNSGTAGSVTVQLRPGQTQTVLVPTGATLGAPQVTAVVLGG
- the ruvX gene encoding Holliday junction resolvase RuvX, giving the protein MGRVLAIDLGTKRIGIALSDPTAMIATPLETVTGAGGRRAAERVADLCRRHDVAAVVVGWPRNMDGSRGPAARQAEAFAERLRTALSVPVELWDERLSTAAAERALIEADVRREERRRSRDRVAAAVILQGYLDARRTAAGAVRLSQNESGHKEERP
- the alaS gene encoding alanine--tRNA ligase — protein: MTGAEIREAFLRYFEERGHTRVPSASLVPAGDPTLLFVNAGMVPFKDVFLSLETRPYRRATSVQKCMRVSGKHNDLENVGPSPRHHTFFEMLGNFSFGDYFKREAIRFAWEFVTGPLALPPERFVLTVLADDDDAAAAWAELGVPSERVLRMGEKTNFWMMGDVGPCGPTSELHYDLGPAACTCGRPDCSVRLDNDCGRWVESWNLVFMQFNQAPDGTRTPLPRPGVDTGMGLERIASVIQRAPTNYDTDIFLPILDRIQNILGHSPEQRAAHTVPYRVLADHGRAMTFLTADGVVPGNEGRAYVLRMIIRRAVRFARQAGAAKPVLGDLADAVTAAMGSAYPELVAQRAFVQNVLGAEERRFDQTLGAGLGRLDDLIAEVKRSGRPVIPGADVFRLYDTYGFPPDLTRDVAREHGLEIDEPGFAEEMARQKERSRSTGRDYFEAGPDRAQYSGLRDAAGATVFVGYDTLEAEGRVAALLVDGRRVVEAPRGAAVEVVCDRTPFYAQSGGQVGDTGTITAAAGVVEVEDTQRPAVDLIVHRGRVRTGVLREGDRVRLAVDAPRRQDITRNHTATHLLHAALREVLGEHARQAGSLVAPDRLRFDFAHVRPLTADERAKIEARVNEQILAALPVTTETKPYREAVASGATALFGEKYGEEVRVVSVDGYSRELCGGTHVRTTGEIGLFLITAEGSVGAGIRRVEAVTGRAAVARARATDAALRQAAEVMRVPPDEVPARVRALAERVQSLERQGPKTAAGPDLEAILENATEVDGITVVGIAVPDADPQALRALGDRVRGRLDSGVLVAASTGNGRMEVIVMATPAAVARGAEARRVMQVLNRRLGTRGGGRPELAQGGGGDPALLASVLADLGAVVREALAGRAAGRD